In Clarias gariepinus isolate MV-2021 ecotype Netherlands chromosome 1, CGAR_prim_01v2, whole genome shotgun sequence, one DNA window encodes the following:
- the tmem236 gene encoding transmembrane protein 236 isoform X1 has translation MMTSGRTIKLILYEVIEFAFLCVPVFVVLERFASLIRAVKFNDATAYWLVVAASIAYVTSVSLLVWVPLKFFVLRSRGIFKEVTNWRPVTLAHALLCTLPCFAILIASSKVQLDRGVLCDHFSELPVSLVLFALICVDILERIRPYPLRGQADLLDFDVPSPVLTHLEHVSTVSSQLQANRGANGSVLRSEFKSTGMDGVSHPSSMAYLYSSDSHSGFLRFIWVRDPRPEVLLDTFMFWLDTVEMVRVAGVQEVYKSNWVFPIYILSFFSILRVVVTPYNPMLAFLGVVVQEMPFLVLRICLVIVFGYVSPVLYIMKNLLTCLTFVYFNFLTKLKVFNRGSLF, from the exons ATGATGACTTCTGGAAGGACAATAAAGCTTATCCTGTATGAAGTGATAGAGTTTGCGTTTCTATGTGTGCCTGTGTTTGTGGTTCTGGAGCGATTCGCCTCGCTTATACGCGCTGTGAAGTTTAACGACGCTACGGCTTATTGgttggtggtggcagcatccaTAGCCTATGTGACCTCGGTGTCCCTGTTGGTCTGGGTGCCTCTGAAATTCTTCGTTCTAAGGTCCAGGGGGATCTTTAAAGAAGTCACTAACTG GAGACCTGTGACTCTAGCCCATGCACTTCTCTGCACCCTCCCATGTTTTGCTATTCTCATTGCCAGCTCAAAG GTTCAGTTGGACAGAGGAGTTTTATGTGATCACTTTAGTGAGCTTCCAGTCTCACTCGTGCTCTTTGCCCTCATCTGCGTAGACATTTTAGAAAGAATTCGTCCATACCCTCTGAGAGGACAAG CAGATCTTCTGGACTTTGATGTTCCTAGCCCTGTTCTGACTCACCTGGAGCACGTGTCCACAGTGTCATCACAACTGCAGGCTAACAGAGGTGCAAATGGATCGGTGTTGAGGTCAGAATTTAAGAGCACAGGCATGGATGGCGTCTCGCATCCTTCAAGTATGGCCTACCTGTATTCCTCTGACTCACACTCTGGTTTTCTTCGATTCATCTGGGTTCGAGACCCTCGCCCTGAGGTCCTCCTGGACACATTTATGTTCTGGCTGGACACAGTGGAGATGGTCCGAGTGGCTGGGGTTCAGGAGGTCTACAAATCAAACTGGGTCTTTCCAATCTATATCCTAAGCTTCTTCTCCATTCTGCGTGTGGTTGTAACTCCTTACAATCCAATGCTGGCTTTTTTAGGGGTGGTAGTACAGGAAATGCCCTTCCTGGTTTTACGGATCTGCCTAGTCATTGTCTTTGGTTATGTATCTCCGGTACTCTATATTATGAAGAATCTGCTCACATGTCTGACTTTTGTTTACTTTAATTTCCTGACCAAGCTGAAGGTGTTTAATAGAGGAAGCTTGTTTTGA
- the tmem236 gene encoding transmembrane protein 236 isoform X2, with amino-acid sequence MMTSGRTIKLILYEVIEFAFLCVPVFVVLERFASLIRAVKFNDATAYWLVVAASIAYVTSVSLLVWVPLKFFVLRSRGIFKEVTNWRPVTLAHALLCTLPCFAILIASSKVQLDRGVLCDHFSELPVSLVLFALICVDILERIRPYPLRGQDLLDFDVPSPVLTHLEHVSTVSSQLQANRGANGSVLRSEFKSTGMDGVSHPSSMAYLYSSDSHSGFLRFIWVRDPRPEVLLDTFMFWLDTVEMVRVAGVQEVYKSNWVFPIYILSFFSILRVVVTPYNPMLAFLGVVVQEMPFLVLRICLVIVFGYVSPVLYIMKNLLTCLTFVYFNFLTKLKVFNRGSLF; translated from the exons ATGATGACTTCTGGAAGGACAATAAAGCTTATCCTGTATGAAGTGATAGAGTTTGCGTTTCTATGTGTGCCTGTGTTTGTGGTTCTGGAGCGATTCGCCTCGCTTATACGCGCTGTGAAGTTTAACGACGCTACGGCTTATTGgttggtggtggcagcatccaTAGCCTATGTGACCTCGGTGTCCCTGTTGGTCTGGGTGCCTCTGAAATTCTTCGTTCTAAGGTCCAGGGGGATCTTTAAAGAAGTCACTAACTG GAGACCTGTGACTCTAGCCCATGCACTTCTCTGCACCCTCCCATGTTTTGCTATTCTCATTGCCAGCTCAAAG GTTCAGTTGGACAGAGGAGTTTTATGTGATCACTTTAGTGAGCTTCCAGTCTCACTCGTGCTCTTTGCCCTCATCTGCGTAGACATTTTAGAAAGAATTCGTCCATACCCTCTGAGAGGACAAG ATCTTCTGGACTTTGATGTTCCTAGCCCTGTTCTGACTCACCTGGAGCACGTGTCCACAGTGTCATCACAACTGCAGGCTAACAGAGGTGCAAATGGATCGGTGTTGAGGTCAGAATTTAAGAGCACAGGCATGGATGGCGTCTCGCATCCTTCAAGTATGGCCTACCTGTATTCCTCTGACTCACACTCTGGTTTTCTTCGATTCATCTGGGTTCGAGACCCTCGCCCTGAGGTCCTCCTGGACACATTTATGTTCTGGCTGGACACAGTGGAGATGGTCCGAGTGGCTGGGGTTCAGGAGGTCTACAAATCAAACTGGGTCTTTCCAATCTATATCCTAAGCTTCTTCTCCATTCTGCGTGTGGTTGTAACTCCTTACAATCCAATGCTGGCTTTTTTAGGGGTGGTAGTACAGGAAATGCCCTTCCTGGTTTTACGGATCTGCCTAGTCATTGTCTTTGGTTATGTATCTCCGGTACTCTATATTATGAAGAATCTGCTCACATGTCTGACTTTTGTTTACTTTAATTTCCTGACCAAGCTGAAGGTGTTTAATAGAGGAAGCTTGTTTTGA